One genomic segment of Pseudomonadota bacterium includes these proteins:
- a CDS encoding response regulator → MSPADEEFLKQLRATFAIEAAEHLQAIAAGLMHLEKATGPAAQKPLIETVFRAAHSLKGAARAVDFDDIESVCETLENLFATWKRQESTPTPSSLDAAHLALDRMTKAISGDSAPATTTSPGIAPAARRPAETEVAAAPPTPAATHTYNADETVRVSVKTLDERLLESEELLAAKLAASQRAADLGGFADVFESWRKEWSRVQPQARALRSAEGSAVAEFLEWNHDWLRALESRLANLRRNAEQDRLTVDKLVDDLLDNSKKLLMLPLATFGTLFPKLVRDTTRELGKDAELVIRGDDVLMDKRILEEIKAPLVHLLRNCVDHGIETPKTRRASHKPTRAKISLSVSQVNGNQVEIAVSDDGAGIDVNQVKAQAVKRGLIGSDAADKLDDAGALLLVFETDLSTSPIITQLSGRGLGLAIVREKAEKLGGRVAIESQPRVGTTIRMTLPLTLATFRGVLVEAGRRTFVVPTAQVERVTSFKPEDIQTVEGRDTLSVNGRALALTRLAQVLQLPPAAQMKGAPATAALILGAGNDRIAFAVDAVIDEREVLVKRLAKPLARVRNIAGATVLGSGEVAPILNVTDLLKSARNAGPTLRIVPANVAAPAAAAAAAKRILVAEDSITSRMLLKGILESAGYEVKTAVDGLEAFTLLRSERFDALVSDVEMPRLNGFDLTARVRADAQLAELPIMLVTALASREDRERGIEVGANAYLVKSNLDQSNLLEALRRLA, encoded by the coding sequence ATGAGCCCGGCGGACGAAGAATTCCTCAAGCAGCTGCGCGCGACCTTCGCGATCGAGGCCGCCGAGCATTTGCAGGCCATCGCCGCGGGATTGATGCATCTCGAAAAGGCGACTGGGCCGGCGGCGCAGAAACCGCTGATCGAAACCGTATTCCGCGCCGCGCACAGCCTCAAGGGCGCGGCGCGCGCGGTCGACTTCGACGACATCGAATCGGTCTGCGAGACGCTCGAGAACCTCTTCGCCACATGGAAACGCCAGGAGAGCACGCCCACACCCTCTTCCCTCGACGCCGCCCACCTGGCGCTCGATCGCATGACGAAGGCGATCTCCGGCGATTCGGCGCCGGCGACGACGACGTCTCCCGGGATTGCTCCCGCGGCCAGGCGCCCGGCCGAGACCGAAGTTGCCGCGGCGCCGCCGACGCCGGCCGCCACCCATACCTACAACGCCGATGAAACGGTGCGCGTCTCGGTAAAGACCCTCGACGAGCGGCTGCTCGAGTCCGAAGAGTTGTTGGCCGCCAAACTCGCCGCGAGTCAGCGCGCTGCCGATCTCGGCGGATTCGCGGATGTCTTCGAATCATGGCGCAAGGAATGGTCGCGCGTGCAACCGCAGGCGCGCGCATTGCGTTCTGCCGAAGGCAGCGCAGTCGCCGAATTCCTCGAATGGAACCACGACTGGCTGCGCGCGCTCGAAAGCCGCCTCGCCAACCTGCGCCGCAACGCCGAACAGGATCGCCTGACGGTCGACAAGCTGGTCGACGACCTGCTCGACAATTCGAAGAAACTGCTCATGTTGCCGCTGGCGACGTTCGGCACTCTGTTCCCGAAACTGGTGCGGGACACCACGCGAGAACTCGGCAAGGACGCGGAGCTCGTCATCCGCGGCGACGACGTGCTCATGGACAAGCGGATCCTCGAAGAGATCAAGGCCCCGCTGGTGCATCTGCTGCGCAACTGCGTCGATCACGGCATCGAAACGCCCAAAACACGGCGCGCGAGCCACAAGCCCACACGGGCGAAGATCTCGCTCTCGGTCTCGCAGGTGAACGGCAACCAGGTCGAAATTGCGGTCAGCGACGATGGCGCCGGAATCGACGTGAACCAGGTCAAGGCACAGGCCGTGAAGCGCGGGCTCATCGGCAGCGATGCCGCGGACAAACTCGACGACGCGGGAGCGCTGCTGCTGGTGTTCGAAACCGACCTGTCCACCAGCCCCATCATCACGCAGCTCTCCGGCCGCGGCCTGGGGCTGGCCATCGTCCGGGAGAAGGCCGAGAAGTTAGGCGGCCGGGTCGCGATCGAAAGCCAGCCGCGTGTGGGCACGACGATTCGCATGACGCTGCCGCTGACGTTGGCGACATTCCGCGGCGTGCTGGTGGAAGCCGGGCGACGCACCTTCGTCGTGCCGACGGCGCAGGTGGAACGCGTCACGAGCTTCAAACCCGAAGATATCCAGACGGTCGAAGGCCGCGACACGTTGTCGGTCAACGGCCGCGCGCTGGCGCTGACCCGGCTCGCGCAGGTGCTGCAGTTGCCGCCCGCGGCGCAGATGAAGGGCGCCCCGGCAACGGCCGCGCTGATACTCGGCGCCGGCAACGACCGCATCGCGTTCGCGGTGGACGCGGTGATCGACGAACGCGAGGTGCTGGTGAAGCGCCTCGCCAAACCCCTGGCGCGCGTGCGCAATATCGCCGGCGCGACCGTGCTCGGCAGCGGTGAAGTCGCCCCGATCCTCAACGTGACCGATCTGCTGAAATCCGCGCGCAACGCCGGGCCCACTTTGCGGATAGTGCCCGCCAACGTTGCCGCACCCGCGGCGGCGGCGGCGGCGGCCAAACGCATCCTGGTCGCCGAGGATTCGATCACCTCGCGCATGTTGCTCAAGGGCATCCTCGAATCCGCTGGCTACGAAGTGAAAACCGCGGTCGACGGCCTCGAGGCATTCACGCTGCTGCGCTCGGAGCGTTTCGACGCACTGGTCTCCGACGTGGAAATGCCGCGGCTCAACGGTTTCGACCTGACGGCACGCGTGCGCGCCGACGCCCAGCTCGCCGAACTGCCGATCATGCTCGTGACGGCGCTGGCCTCGCGCGAGGATCGCGAACGCGGCATCGAAGTCGGCGCGAACGCCTACCTGGTCAAGAGCAATCTCGATCAGAGCAATCTGCTCGAAGCCCTGCGGCGCCTGGCATGA
- the cheB gene encoding chemotaxis-specific protein-glutamate methyltransferase CheB, which yields MKPIAVLVADDSPSMRMLLTHVLARDPRIIVIGTVNDGQAAIDYLQSGGVRPDVVLMDIHMPRLDGFEATRRIMETDPLPIVICTATADPKEMAVAFRTMEAGAVACVEKPLGFDHPQFASCVENLQQTVRLMSEIKVVRRWNRPRPAGMSAPAAVPTPGARYLVPRMVGIGASTGGPPVLQNILSTLPRDFPAPILIVQHIARGFLPGMVEWLNQTTGQHVHIAAHGAVPLPGHVYIAPDDFHLAVSTGGRLTLARDEPENGLRPSVSWLFRSMAEHLGGTAVGVLLTGMGKDGAAELKQMRDRGSMTIAQDRESSVVHGMPGEAIALGAAVQILSADRIAGALIAELARKAQQAGGIEA from the coding sequence ATGAAACCCATCGCCGTGCTGGTCGCGGACGATTCGCCGAGCATGCGTATGTTGCTGACCCACGTGCTGGCGCGCGACCCGCGCATCATCGTGATCGGCACCGTGAACGACGGACAGGCGGCCATCGACTATCTACAGAGCGGCGGCGTGCGTCCCGACGTGGTGCTGATGGACATCCACATGCCGCGGCTCGACGGTTTCGAAGCCACGCGGCGCATCATGGAGACCGATCCGCTGCCCATCGTCATCTGCACGGCCACCGCGGATCCCAAGGAGATGGCGGTGGCCTTCCGCACGATGGAGGCCGGAGCGGTCGCCTGTGTCGAGAAGCCGCTCGGCTTCGACCACCCGCAGTTCGCCTCCTGCGTCGAGAACCTGCAGCAGACGGTTCGACTGATGTCCGAGATCAAGGTGGTGCGGCGCTGGAACCGGCCGCGGCCCGCGGGCATGAGCGCGCCTGCCGCCGTGCCCACGCCTGGTGCCCGGTACCTGGTGCCACGCATGGTCGGGATCGGTGCTTCGACCGGCGGTCCGCCGGTGCTGCAGAATATTCTTTCGACGCTGCCGCGCGATTTTCCCGCGCCGATACTGATCGTCCAGCACATCGCGCGCGGCTTCCTGCCGGGCATGGTGGAGTGGCTCAATCAAACTACCGGCCAGCACGTCCACATCGCCGCGCACGGCGCCGTGCCGCTGCCGGGCCACGTCTACATCGCGCCCGACGATTTCCATCTCGCCGTCAGCACCGGCGGACGCCTGACGCTGGCGCGCGACGAACCGGAAAACGGGCTGCGTCCGTCGGTTTCGTGGCTGTTTCGTTCCATGGCGGAGCATCTCGGCGGCACTGCCGTCGGCGTGTTGTTGACTGGCATGGGCAAGGACGGCGCCGCCGAACTCAAGCAGATGCGTGACCGCGGCTCGATGACCATCGCCCAGGACCGCGAAAGCTCGGTTGTTCATGGCATGCCGGGCGAAGCGATAGCGCTCGGCGCCGCCGTGCAGATTCTGTCCGCTGACCGCATCGCGGGAGCATTGATCGCCGAGCTTGCGCGCAAGGCGCAACAGGCGGGAGGCATCGAAGCATGA